In Methanococcoides methylutens, the following proteins share a genomic window:
- a CDS encoding vWA domain-containing protein has product MPFENTLGLAALASVIPLIILYLLRPKPLQLKIPSLMFLMRAEQKKKRFASLRRLIKDPIFLAQLLVLILISVAVAAPFYTSEESLSGEHTIFVIDASASMNTDGRFDSATEIAKTYVSKKNSIILAQNIPVTVLEAAGSSATKDTLDGLSGKGTVADLSSSITNAMRMLSNEGGRIIVISDFTNWEGEDPVSAKRLAESYGMKVSFVRVGAPADNVGIIQGWLEAEENGYTYNCVVKNYNEITQNVNLEIDTPGSETKKSVTLTVSPFSTSEFKLTNLGPGVTTLRITKDDSLITDNTAYISIPSDVHNELLLVTDVKNSPASVSLSLLPNIRATQSNNVPSDLSDYKVIVIDTQQRALTVEEVTLLDSFIKDGGEVLFIASPTLDPAAANFDLLKVLPVKPIATMQSNNGETLKVVQETRLTEDVRFKDIAVYTYLNATIRSDAVSLVNTDSGIPMLAYWSVGDGTVMYLGLSDELGENAWNNFHNLPEYPVLWAKLIAWLGGAGDIGDYNIQTGAISALANEQDVSTPTGTVTTSRLLYDEVGTYEVAGKNIAVNLYDDMESDTTIDSSGVLDRATSQEGSQIVRENTYTTKNYIDIYLIIIAMLLVIVEILIIRSRGEL; this is encoded by the coding sequence ATGCCTTTTGAGAACACACTGGGACTTGCAGCCCTTGCAAGTGTGATTCCACTTATTATATTGTACCTGTTAAGACCAAAACCACTTCAGCTGAAGATCCCGTCCCTGATGTTCCTGATGCGGGCAGAACAGAAGAAAAAACGGTTCGCCTCCCTTAGAAGACTTATCAAGGACCCTATATTCCTGGCACAATTACTGGTACTAATACTGATATCCGTTGCAGTGGCAGCCCCATTCTATACATCCGAGGAAAGCCTGAGCGGAGAGCACACTATCTTTGTCATCGATGCTTCTGCAAGCATGAACACTGACGGAAGGTTCGACAGTGCCACTGAGATCGCCAAGACATATGTCAGCAAGAAGAACAGTATCATTCTTGCACAGAACATCCCGGTCACAGTTCTTGAAGCCGCCGGGTCTTCAGCTACAAAGGACACGCTTGACGGATTATCAGGAAAGGGAACGGTGGCAGACCTGTCATCTTCCATAACGAATGCCATGCGAATGCTTTCTAACGAAGGCGGAAGGATAATCGTCATATCAGATTTCACCAACTGGGAAGGGGAGGACCCTGTCTCTGCAAAGAGACTTGCAGAATCCTATGGTATGAAGGTAAGCTTTGTAAGGGTCGGAGCGCCTGCTGACAACGTTGGTATAATCCAGGGCTGGCTTGAGGCTGAAGAGAACGGTTACACTTACAACTGTGTTGTTAAGAACTACAACGAGATAACACAGAATGTCAACCTGGAGATCGATACCCCCGGAAGCGAGACAAAGAAGAGCGTTACACTTACTGTAAGTCCTTTTTCAACCAGCGAGTTCAAGCTGACAAATCTGGGACCTGGCGTTACAACACTCAGGATAACAAAAGATGACAGTCTCATAACTGATAATACAGCTTACATCTCAATTCCTTCGGACGTTCACAACGAACTGCTCCTTGTGACCGATGTTAAAAACTCTCCGGCTTCAGTTTCACTTTCATTGTTGCCGAACATAAGGGCAACCCAGTCAAACAATGTTCCATCAGATCTTAGTGATTACAAGGTTATCGTGATAGACACACAACAAAGAGCACTGACTGTCGAAGAGGTCACACTCCTTGATTCTTTCATAAAAGATGGCGGAGAAGTGCTGTTCATCGCATCACCTACACTTGATCCGGCAGCTGCGAACTTTGATCTGCTCAAGGTGCTTCCGGTAAAGCCAATTGCCACTATGCAAAGCAACAACGGTGAAACCCTGAAGGTTGTGCAGGAGACAAGACTTACAGAAGATGTGAGATTCAAGGATATTGCAGTTTACACATACCTTAATGCTACCATCAGGTCAGATGCAGTTTCCCTTGTAAATACTGATTCAGGCATCCCGATGCTGGCTTACTGGAGCGTCGGTGACGGAACAGTGATGTACCTGGGTTTAAGCGATGAGCTTGGTGAAAATGCATGGAACAATTTCCACAACCTGCCTGAGTACCCAGTCCTCTGGGCAAAGCTGATCGCATGGCTTGGCGGAGCGGGGGATATCGGTGACTACAACATCCAGACAGGTGCTATTTCCGCACTTGCAAATGAACAGGATGTTTCCACACCTACCGGAACCGTGACCACCAGCAGGTTACTCTATGATGAGGTCGGGACCTACGAGGTTGCAGGAAAGAACATTGCTGTCAACCTTTATGATGACATGGAATCCGATACCACCATCGATTCCTCCGGTGTTCTGGACCGAGCCACATCACAGGAAGGTTCCCAGATCGTTAGGGAAAATACCTACACGACCAAGAATTACATTGACATCTATCTCATCATTATTGCCATGCTATTGGTGATCGTTGAGATTCTTATTATCAGAAGCCGGGGTGAGCTATGA
- a CDS encoding DUF58 domain-containing protein — protein MSDRKHRIDVDFFRQLDRFTFMVRKRVSSAYAGSRRSTHSGRGLDTIGYVEYHPGDDIKSIDWNVYARSEKLYVREFEEDKSVTTHILLDSSNSMDYSTVDVTKYEYGAMLAAGFAYLVTKDNDKFGISTYADNIAISQTHRGRRYLLRDIDRLAEVELEGQTALNSCVEQYERVIRSRSLIVIISDFMEDLSSIESAIYRLSHHDLMLIQVLDPSESDLSMHGHVKLMDLETDDELKTYLSNNFKDKYQEELQAHIDGIRNICDHVGADFFTFTTDTPVFDAFFHTISGRRI, from the coding sequence ATGAGTGACAGGAAACACAGGATCGATGTGGATTTCTTCCGCCAGCTGGACCGCTTTACTTTCATGGTAAGAAAGCGGGTTTCCAGTGCCTATGCAGGAAGCAGGCGTTCAACACATAGCGGCCGCGGTCTTGATACCATTGGCTATGTTGAGTATCATCCCGGGGACGATATTAAATCCATTGACTGGAATGTGTATGCAAGGTCTGAAAAGCTCTATGTGAGGGAGTTCGAAGAGGACAAATCAGTAACTACCCACATACTGCTGGATTCCAGTAACAGCATGGATTATTCTACCGTCGATGTTACTAAATACGAGTATGGGGCCATGCTTGCCGCCGGTTTTGCATATCTTGTCACCAAGGACAACGACAAGTTCGGCATATCCACATATGCTGATAATATAGCAATATCCCAGACTCACAGGGGCAGACGTTACCTTCTCAGGGACATTGACCGTCTTGCAGAAGTAGAACTTGAAGGTCAGACCGCATTGAACAGCTGCGTCGAACAGTACGAACGTGTTATACGTTCAAGGTCACTGATTGTCATTATTTCAGATTTCATGGAAGATCTGAGTTCCATTGAATCAGCTATCTATCGATTATCTCATCACGACCTCATGCTTATACAGGTGCTTGACCCTTCAGAGAGCGACCTGTCCATGCATGGACATGTAAAGCTCATGGACCTTGAGACAGATGATGAACTGAAGACTTACCTCAGCAACAATTTCAAGGACAAATACCAGGAAGAACTACAGGCTCATATCGATGGGATCAGGAACATCTGCGACCATGTCGGTGCTGATTTCTTTACATTTACAACTGACACGCCGGTATTTGATGCATTCTTCCACACAATTAGCGGGAGGAGGATCTGA
- a CDS encoding AAA family ATPase: MNSNDAGSGELERVYKGAGDAFAALFNEISKVIVGQKDTVEQIVIAILCNGHALMESNPGLGKTLTVSTIARTMDLDFSRIQCTPDLMPADITGTHIIEERGGSKEFKFEPGPVFSNIVLADEINRASPKTQSALLEAMQEKQVTVGNDTFLLDKPFFLLATQNPIEMEGTFPLPEAQLDRFLLKILLDYPSFDEEKEIVRRYTQYEEPQVRKVLDKKMVLQLQRLTRDIPIADDIKDRAIKIVMATRKWTDFIEYGASPRASIGLILAAKARALVNSRNFVSNEDIEAMAYPILRHRIILTFESERRGITPDQVIKEILTKVK, encoded by the coding sequence ATGAATTCCAATGACGCCGGATCCGGTGAACTTGAACGGGTCTACAAGGGTGCTGGAGATGCCTTTGCAGCACTTTTCAATGAGATATCAAAGGTCATAGTCGGACAGAAGGACACAGTTGAACAGATCGTCATTGCGATCCTGTGTAACGGTCATGCACTTATGGAGAGTAATCCAGGGCTTGGAAAGACACTGACAGTATCTACCATAGCTAGGACAATGGACCTTGATTTCAGCAGGATACAGTGTACTCCGGACCTTATGCCTGCAGATATCACAGGCACACACATCATCGAGGAAAGGGGTGGAAGCAAGGAATTTAAGTTCGAACCAGGGCCAGTCTTCTCAAATATAGTTCTTGCAGATGAGATCAACCGTGCTTCTCCAAAGACCCAGTCAGCATTGCTTGAGGCTATGCAGGAAAAGCAGGTAACTGTTGGAAATGATACCTTCCTGCTTGACAAACCGTTCTTCTTACTTGCAACCCAGAATCCTATTGAGATGGAAGGTACTTTCCCGCTTCCTGAGGCACAGCTTGACAGGTTCCTTTTGAAGATCCTGCTGGACTACCCATCCTTTGATGAGGAAAAAGAGATCGTAAGACGCTATACTCAATATGAGGAGCCACAGGTCAGGAAAGTACTTGACAAGAAAATGGTGCTACAGCTGCAGCGTCTCACAAGGGATATACCAATTGCTGACGACATAAAGGACAGAGCCATCAAAATAGTGATGGCAACCCGCAAATGGACGGATTTCATCGAATATGGTGCATCACCGAGAGCATCCATCGGTCTGATACTTGCAGCAAAAGCACGTGCACTGGTAAACAGCAGGAACTTCGTCAGCAACGAGGATATCGAGGCCATGGCATATCCGATCCTGAGACACAGGATCATCCTGACCTTCGAATCCGAGAGACGTGGTATAACTCCTGATCAGGTCATTAAGGAAATATTGACAAAGGTCAAATGA
- a CDS encoding DUF7502 family protein has product MDIDSFIKKQESAANKYKRVYKILDFSIITLILFTLLKILKFDQVLFKFRTFELYADSTYGPSDAISTGFLFLALISIFISVLLTFAIHYRDRKIQIVSLIEEKFPSLNERLRTANDNKNIHNIIVDELMGNVLEIASKVNSSELLEKKRFKASMALLVVSLAIFSFVMVTDYQSDVDPDDLADIIQDFPGMPGNENATSPDETFPLDGDGDGNGGEEDLIGEPAVIVVEGEEVDLSLPPGAGTGFIGGEESEELPPDFVSSSAYEVGLISSPAYYEQLPEGYESIIKEYFEEMAKN; this is encoded by the coding sequence ATGGATATTGATTCATTTATTAAAAAACAGGAGTCTGCTGCTAATAAATACAAGCGTGTCTATAAGATACTTGATTTTTCCATTATCACATTAATATTATTTACTCTGCTGAAGATACTGAAGTTCGACCAGGTACTTTTTAAATTCAGGACCTTTGAACTATATGCAGATTCAACATACGGTCCCTCAGATGCCATTTCAACCGGTTTTTTGTTCCTTGCATTAATATCCATCTTCATTTCAGTCCTGCTTACCTTTGCCATACATTACCGGGACAGAAAGATACAGATAGTATCACTTATCGAAGAAAAGTTCCCTTCACTGAACGAGAGGCTGCGAACTGCGAACGATAACAAAAATATCCATAACATCATTGTTGATGAGCTCATGGGCAATGTTCTCGAGATCGCTTCAAAGGTCAACTCTTCCGAACTTCTCGAAAAGAAGAGGTTCAAGGCGAGCATGGCACTTCTTGTTGTCTCCCTTGCGATTTTCAGTTTTGTCATGGTGACCGATTATCAGTCGGACGTTGACCCCGATGACCTTGCAGATATTATCCAGGACTTTCCGGGAATGCCTGGTAATGAGAATGCAACATCTCCTGATGAGACATTTCCACTGGATGGTGACGGAGACGGGAACGGTGGCGAAGAAGATCTCATAGGCGAGCCGGCTGTGATCGTAGTTGAAGGAGAAGAGGTCGACCTCTCACTTCCACCGGGAGCAGGGACCGGTTTTATAGGGGGGGAAGAAAGTGAGGAACTTCCACCTGATTTTGTGAGCTCGTCCGCCTATGAGGTCGGATTAATTTCATCACCTGCCTATTATGAGCAACTCCCCGAAGGGTATGAAAGTATCATAAAGGAATACTTCGAGGAGATGGCTAAGAACTGA
- the pheA gene encoding prephenate dehydratase gives MIVGVLGPAGSYSDKAAKGWMKKQGIEGKASLLYYDDITDTFSAVIVGRTDMGIVPIENSIEGSVGITLDLLLESDVTIIGEIVVPIKHCLLSKGKISDIRIILSHPQALAQCRQFIRTHFKDVEIRTTGSTSHAAKLANEFEEMAAIASEESAKAYGLNILMPNIQDREQNHTRFIAIRKNDTEMDESNTNDAYVRKTSVIAYIGNDRAGSLYEILGEFAKRDINLTRIESRPSKRSLGDYLFYIDLEGSTSDAVIKDALYHIDSKVSMLKVLGSYNGYLLDN, from the coding sequence ATGATCGTTGGCGTACTTGGACCTGCAGGGTCCTACTCAGATAAAGCTGCAAAAGGCTGGATGAAAAAACAGGGGATCGAAGGGAAAGCATCCCTCTTGTATTATGATGATATTACCGACACTTTTTCCGCGGTCATCGTAGGAAGAACAGACATGGGTATCGTTCCCATTGAAAATTCCATTGAAGGTTCAGTTGGTATCACGCTTGATCTTTTGCTTGAAAGTGATGTTACTATTATAGGAGAGATCGTTGTACCGATCAAGCACTGCCTGCTATCCAAAGGCAAGATCTCTGATATCAGGATCATACTTTCACATCCACAGGCGCTTGCACAGTGCAGGCAGTTCATAAGGACACATTTCAAGGATGTGGAGATACGTACAACCGGAAGCACATCACATGCTGCTAAACTTGCCAACGAGTTCGAGGAAATGGCAGCCATTGCATCAGAAGAATCAGCAAAAGCATATGGTCTCAATATACTGATGCCAAATATCCAGGACCGGGAGCAGAATCATACCCGTTTTATTGCCATCCGAAAAAATGATACGGAAATGGATGAAAGCAACACCAATGATGCTTATGTACGCAAGACATCCGTAATAGCCTACATCGGGAATGACAGGGCTGGTTCTCTATATGAGATCCTAGGTGAATTTGCAAAGAGGGATATAAATCTTACAAGGATCGAGTCAAGACCATCCAAGCGTTCGCTCGGTGACTACCTTTTCTATATCGATCTGGAAGGAAGCACATCCGATGCAGTTATAAAAGATGCTCTATATCATATTGATTCTAAAGTATCCATGCTGAAGGTTCTTGGCTCTTATAATGGCTACCTTCTGGATAACTAA
- a CDS encoding sulfatase-like hydrolase/transferase: MKNGHTFNNIHTVGWIFLIICFIVSFTAPQAGALSQTEVNPISTPDGAVILIIDGLGSSYIYPEMIPYALDGTTIEKPVARNISMLSDKGLRVVTVLTPSTEGEDGHSVIVTGNSGATPAMVAYTDATIYDIAHKNGYLAFGILQKGDIPEILAEQDVIVHDLTTSINDPQMEVIANFNYDSQYEDLWTSITEALEINAESAPEYIDQYPEGSIERYYAYNRWAMDTAIEVLDLMHQTYPEQKFILTINVGAVDTAGLYRRGEGYADTIEDLDIMIGELYELTEKNDLALIITSDHGMTFQSADGRGGSKSDKYASQPEVLRIPFIVTSRNLDNEVPEGEFGQQDIAPTILSVLDLPDEMRFTNGRSLASKSYVNFKVILPETGTVTISRSNETIADATGDDSYIFYGLERDKQYDIRVKTTEEPEMLLERTVYSDTDQVIRFDPMPDVSEASGDAGQKDIRRTLGSILIILINLAGLGIIFRLIKK, translated from the coding sequence ATGAAAAACGGGCATACATTTAATAATATTCATACAGTTGGGTGGATTTTTCTAATTATTTGTTTCATAGTTTCCTTTACCGCACCCCAGGCAGGCGCACTTTCCCAAACAGAGGTCAATCCGATCAGCACACCAGATGGAGCAGTCATTTTAATTATCGATGGACTTGGTTCATCCTACATTTATCCTGAAATGATCCCTTATGCACTCGATGGTACAACCATTGAAAAGCCAGTGGCCAGAAATATTTCGATGCTGTCAGATAAAGGCCTGCGAGTGGTTACTGTACTAACCCCTTCAACAGAAGGTGAGGACGGACATTCGGTGATCGTAACGGGAAATTCCGGAGCAACTCCTGCAATGGTTGCTTACACCGATGCAACGATCTATGACATTGCACATAAAAATGGATACCTTGCTTTTGGAATACTTCAAAAAGGTGACATCCCGGAAATACTCGCAGAACAGGATGTGATCGTACATGACCTCACGACATCCATCAATGACCCTCAGATGGAAGTTATTGCAAATTTCAATTATGATAGCCAGTATGAAGATCTGTGGACATCCATTACGGAGGCCCTGGAAATAAATGCAGAATCAGCACCTGAATACATTGATCAATATCCTGAAGGTAGCATTGAACGTTACTATGCCTACAACCGCTGGGCTATGGACACTGCAATTGAGGTTCTCGACCTGATGCATCAAACTTATCCTGAACAGAAGTTCATCCTTACTATCAACGTCGGTGCAGTGGATACGGCAGGACTCTATCGCAGGGGTGAAGGTTATGCGGATACTATCGAAGACCTCGACATAATGATAGGTGAACTGTACGAATTAACAGAAAAAAACGATTTGGCATTGATCATAACCTCTGACCACGGAATGACATTCCAGTCTGCAGACGGAAGAGGGGGGAGCAAATCGGATAAATATGCCAGCCAGCCGGAAGTCCTGAGGATACCTTTTATTGTCACATCCAGGAACCTGGACAATGAGGTCCCTGAAGGCGAATTCGGGCAGCAGGATATTGCACCTACCATACTTAGCGTACTTGACCTGCCTGATGAGATGCGTTTTACGAACGGCAGGTCTCTCGCATCAAAGAGTTATGTCAATTTCAAGGTGATACTACCTGAAACCGGTACTGTCACAATATCCAGGAGCAATGAAACGATTGCGGATGCAACTGGAGATGATTCATATATTTTCTATGGACTTGAGCGGGACAAGCAGTATGATATAAGGGTGAAGACAACGGAAGAGCCAGAAATGCTTCTGGAAAGAACCGTCTATTCAGATACCGATCAGGTTATCAGGTTCGATCCGATGCCGGATGTTTCGGAAGCATCAGGGGATGCCGGACAAAAAGATATACGTCGTACGCTTGGGTCTATTCTCATAATATTGATCAATCTGGCTGGACTGGGAATTATCTTCAGGCTAATTAAAAAATGA
- the mtaA gene encoding methylcobamide:CoM methyltransferase MtaA has translation MTDLTQKERLLKALKKETVDKIPVLSVTQTGIEDLMDQTGAAWPEAHSDPEKMATLAIASHEVCGLEGVRYPYCLTVLAEAMGCEVNMGTKDRQPSVTDHPYPKGVDNLEMPADLLNNGRIPAVLEASKIIREKVGDDVPLIAGMEGPVTLASDLASVKKFMKWSIKKPDDFETILDFATDACIEYANALADAGADVICVPDPVASPDLMNPSTFDAMLKPRLARFAEAVKCPMVLHVCGNVTPILDMMADCKFEGLSIEEKVADLKGAIATAGDRAVIVGNVSSPFTLLAGDVAKVKEDSKNALEDGVAVLAPGCGIAPKTPIENIKALVEARDDFFA, from the coding sequence ATGACCGATCTAACCCAAAAAGAAAGATTATTGAAAGCATTAAAAAAAGAAACAGTTGACAAGATCCCTGTACTATCCGTTACGCAGACAGGTATAGAAGATCTTATGGATCAGACCGGTGCTGCATGGCCGGAAGCCCACTCAGATCCTGAAAAGATGGCAACTCTTGCTATCGCATCCCATGAGGTCTGTGGTCTGGAAGGCGTGAGGTACCCATACTGTCTTACCGTCCTTGCAGAAGCAATGGGCTGTGAGGTTAACATGGGCACAAAGGACAGGCAACCATCTGTTACTGATCACCCATATCCAAAAGGTGTTGATAACCTTGAGATGCCTGCAGACCTCTTAAACAATGGAAGGATACCTGCTGTCCTCGAAGCATCAAAGATCATAAGGGAAAAGGTAGGAGATGATGTCCCACTAATTGCAGGTATGGAAGGCCCTGTAACCCTTGCATCAGATCTTGCAAGTGTCAAAAAGTTCATGAAATGGTCGATCAAGAAACCTGATGACTTTGAGACCATCCTTGATTTTGCAACAGATGCATGTATCGAATACGCAAATGCATTAGCAGATGCAGGTGCAGATGTTATCTGTGTGCCGGATCCTGTAGCATCCCCGGATCTTATGAACCCTTCCACATTTGATGCAATGCTCAAGCCAAGGCTTGCAAGATTTGCAGAAGCTGTCAAGTGTCCGATGGTACTACACGTCTGCGGTAATGTTACACCTATCCTTGACATGATGGCAGACTGCAAGTTTGAAGGTCTCAGCATTGAAGAGAAAGTAGCAGACCTTAAAGGTGCAATCGCAACAGCAGGTGACAGGGCAGTGATCGTAGGCAACGTCTCCAGTCCTTTCACATTGCTTGCAGGTGATGTTGCAAAGGTCAAAGAAGACTCAAAGAATGCTCTGGAAGACGGTGTTGCTGTATTAGCCCCTGGCTGTGGTATTGCACCAAAGACACCTATCGAGAACATCAAAGCACTTGTTGAAGCAAGAGACGATTTCTTTGCTTGA
- a CDS encoding methylamine methyltransferase corrinoid protein reductive activase, with amino-acid sequence MRTGIAIDLGTSGFRAQKVDLDSGEIKRTVITMRNPLPGANVMDHLDFAMTYGQDKAHELVINAFRHIVDELEPENGKVNRIAICGNPIQLSLFQGIPIDDLAYAGERKKQLMDIQEQERYAAIIDSTQIKGLEDLDCKIVIPPAIKHEVGADALALIVKSGMLDSEDITIATDYGTNAEMALKVGTVIYTGSAAAGPALEGQEIEDGSIARPFVISDIEFNDGNLRNFLLDEEMNTVQGSLVNYKNGDVVEGGSIKASGITGTGVIALIDEAMENGIIQLPNVKTSDKMLHLQDNVNFTEKDLVEAGRAIGAIRAGHVTLCNAAGISMEDVQVAYMSGAAGTYMDALKAHRIGMIPYNVSNVCQIGNTSLIVAKEILLSEDRLWELQKIARDIVGTHVMFATDEAFKETYILELSYWNEGMPFKALKKFLKKKGLPTIDIVKKTPEVEKRVKKDIPDLGNEGLSVLEKVGTYLKMEVEGCIDCHQCMEICPNNALKEEERNVSIRTDLCDGAHCQKCIHACPEDVLDWNKLKVMG; translated from the coding sequence ATGCGAACGGGAATTGCAATAGACCTTGGAACAAGTGGTTTCAGGGCACAGAAAGTGGATCTGGATAGTGGTGAGATAAAGAGGACTGTCATTACTATGAGAAATCCTCTCCCAGGTGCAAATGTTATGGATCATCTGGATTTTGCTATGACCTATGGCCAGGACAAAGCACATGAGCTTGTTATCAATGCTTTCAGGCATATTGTTGATGAACTTGAACCTGAGAACGGCAAAGTGAATAGAATAGCTATTTGTGGAAATCCAATACAGCTGTCACTTTTCCAGGGAATTCCTATCGATGATCTTGCATATGCAGGCGAAAGGAAAAAACAATTGATGGACATCCAGGAACAAGAGCGTTATGCTGCGATAATTGACAGCACACAGATAAAAGGACTCGAGGACCTTGATTGCAAGATCGTTATCCCACCTGCGATCAAACATGAAGTTGGCGCCGATGCTCTTGCACTGATAGTCAAATCCGGGATGCTGGATTCTGAAGATATTACGATCGCGACAGATTATGGGACCAATGCAGAGATGGCCCTTAAGGTGGGAACTGTTATCTATACCGGCTCAGCAGCTGCAGGTCCTGCACTTGAGGGACAGGAGATCGAAGACGGAAGCATTGCTCGCCCCTTCGTGATCTCAGATATAGAGTTCAATGACGGGAACCTGCGAAACTTTTTACTTGACGAAGAGATGAACACTGTACAAGGTTCCCTTGTGAACTACAAGAATGGTGATGTGGTCGAAGGAGGATCCATAAAGGCATCCGGCATCACCGGAACCGGAGTAATAGCACTTATTGATGAAGCTATGGAAAACGGGATCATTCAATTGCCAAATGTAAAAACAAGCGATAAAATGCTTCACCTTCAGGACAATGTAAATTTCACAGAAAAAGACCTTGTAGAAGCAGGAAGAGCTATTGGTGCCATACGTGCAGGACACGTGACACTCTGCAATGCTGCCGGGATATCCATGGAAGATGTGCAGGTGGCTTATATGTCCGGTGCAGCAGGCACATATATGGATGCTTTGAAAGCACATCGTATCGGCATGATCCCCTACAATGTCTCAAATGTCTGCCAGATAGGGAACACATCCCTGATAGTTGCAAAAGAGATACTGCTCTCAGAAGACAGGTTATGGGAACTACAGAAAATTGCCAGAGATATCGTTGGTACTCATGTCATGTTCGCAACAGATGAAGCTTTCAAAGAAACATATATTCTGGAACTTTCCTACTGGAACGAAGGAATGCCATTCAAGGCTCTCAAGAAGTTCCTGAAGAAAAAGGGACTTCCAACAATTGATATTGTTAAAAAAACGCCTGAGGTCGAAAAACGTGTGAAAAAGGATATCCCTGATCTCGGGAATGAGGGGTTAAGCGTTCTTGAAAAGGTTGGAACATATCTAAAAATGGAAGTTGAAGGCTGCATTGATTGTCATCAATGTATGGAGATATGTCCAAATAATGCCCTTAAAGAGGAGGAACGTAATGTCAGCATACGTACAGATCTCTGCGATGGTGCGCATTGTCAGAAGTGTATTCACGCATGTCCGGAGGATGTGCTTGACTGGAATAAGCTCAAAGTGATGGGATAA